One Labrus mixtus chromosome 12, fLabMix1.1, whole genome shotgun sequence DNA segment encodes these proteins:
- the LOC132985384 gene encoding uncharacterized protein LOC132985384 → MNELKWIQTSLLLTALLQFAATAFRVKRVTFRVGEDATLSCETATQDQQKCEYTTWYLDLGNNAAVELVLHGQVINSRVKSDRLRVTEDCSLVIKKITEEDARRYDCLQDISGRRTSDVTRVHLSVIKSKYFNLFKQNFSNSKNKLKHYNNYKDSDEVNLSLVVFLCEDTRPPPPPTKPPTRPPPTRPPPATRPPTTTATMTTTGKSTKATTKTPKKWGS, encoded by the exons ATGAACGAGCTCAAATGGATTCAAACTTCTTTACTTCTCACAGCGCTGCTTCAGTTTGCTG CAACAGCATTTCGAGTTAAAAGAGTCACATTCAGAGTTGGAGAGGACGCCACGTTGTCTTGTGAAACTGCGACACAAGATCAACAGAAGTGTGAATATACGACATGGTACTTAGATTTAGGAAACAACGCAGCAGTAGAGCTGGTTTTACATGGGCAGGTTATAAACTCTAGAGTTAAATCAGACAGACTGAGAGTTACAGAGGACTGTTCTCTGGTTATAAAGAAGATCACAGAGGAGGATGCTCGACGTTATGACTGTCTACAGGACATATCAGGAAGAAGAACAAGCGATGTGACTCGAGTTCATCTATCTGTTATCAAGAGTAAGTATTTCaatcttttcaaacaaaacttttctaattcaaaaaataaactgaaacattaCAATAATTATAAAGACTCTGATGAAGTTAAtttgtctcttgttgtgtttctct GTGAGGACacaagaccaccaccaccaccaacaaaaCCACCAACAAGACCACCACCAACAAGACCACCACCAGCAACAAGACCCCCAACGACAACAGCTACTATGACTACTACAGGTAAAAGtacaaaagcaacaacaaaaacacctaAAAAATGGGGCTCCTGa